In Vanessa atalanta chromosome W, ilVanAtal1.2, whole genome shotgun sequence, a genomic segment contains:
- the LOC125075544 gene encoding uncharacterized protein LOC125075544: MGLLPEARVKPSKPFKSTGVDYCGPVFIRFSPGRGAKSYKSYICIFVCMVTRAVHLEAVTDMTAKGFIAAFRRFTARRGHCQDLYSDNGTNFVGADKQMRDMFNNARSSLPGEIAELLSLENTTWHYIPPHSPNFGGLWESSVRSTKTHLKKVVGNSTLTYEEMSTVLAQVEA, translated from the coding sequence ATGGGATTGCTTCCAGAGGCAAGGGTAAAACCCAGTAAACCATTCAAGTCTACTGGTGTAGACTACTGTGGCCCTGTCTTTATCAGATTCTCACCAGGTCGAGGAGCAAAATCATACAAAAGTTACATTTGCATCTTCGTATGCATGGTGACACGAGCTGTCCATCTAGAAGCAGTGACCGATATGACGGCCAAAGGCTTTATTGCCGCCTTTAGGCGATTCACTGCTCGTCGAGGCCATTGTCAAGATTTATATAGTGACAATGGCACTAACTTTGTTGGTGCCGATAAACAAATGCGAGATATGTTTAATAATGCCCGATCTTCTCTTCCGGGAGAAATAGCAGAGTTACTTTCTTTAGAAAATACCACCTGGCACTACATCCCTCCCCACTCCCCTAATTTTGGCGGATTATGGGAATCTTCGGTGCGCAGTACTAAGACCCATTTGAAAAAGGTAGTAGGAAATAGTACACTTACCTACGAGGAAATGTCTACTGTCCTGGCGCAAGTGGAAGCGTGA
- the LOC125075545 gene encoding uncharacterized protein LOC125075545, with protein MKDFMKSLQYQSDKLDELVEGLVFCKQSIQELKRKNTEMSNKNSNLETRIGALEQRLQEIEQQKLGDQIEISNIPYNDKEDARLIVEEIANKLQLPKDDVVSIQTKVGSSRNEMPGPILLKMKNETIQNKWITTSKKCKISVKDVVVNTGTKSGQQIVYIRESLTPYNKNLLWNAKQQLKDKYKFIWSKKGVIRVRKDSDSVPIILRSIKDISRLVDN; from the coding sequence ATGAAGGACTTTATGAAATCGCTACAGTATCAGAGTGACAAGCTGGATGAATTGGTGGAAGGTCTCGTATTTTGCAAGCAGTCAATTCAGGAACTAAAACGAAAAAACACAGAAATGAGCAATAAAAATTCTAACCTAGAAACTAGAATTGGTGCATTAGAACAACGGTTACAGGAGATCGAGCAACAAAAATTGGGTGATCAAATTGAGATATCTAATATACCTTACAATGATAAAGAAGACGCAAGGTTGATTGTTGAAGAAATTgcaaataaattgcaattacCAAAAGATGATGTAGTAAGTATTCAGACGAAAGTGGGCTCGAGTCGAAATGAAATGCCGGGACCgatactattaaaaatgaagAATGAAACTATTCAAAACAAATGGATTACTACATCAAAAAAGTGTAAGATATCTGTAAAGGATGTTGTTGTAAATACAGGTACAAAGTCCGGTcaacaaatagtatatatacgAGAATCCCTAACaccgtataataaaaatttattatggaATGCAAAACAACAACTTAAGGATAAGTACAAGTTTATATGGAGTAAAAAGGGTGTTATTCGTGTACGTAAGGACAGTGATAGTGTACCTATCATACTAAGATCAATAAAGGACATAAGTCGCTTAGTtgataattaa
- the LOC125075546 gene encoding uncharacterized protein LOC125075546, with translation MEDIISTQYQLMQSIENVYTNFKKDGAERKTYSNIQRRISTLEAYWNEFNGNHMQLIDYQNVEHDYFKHNFYQRTNDYYQDLVKYLHLYSLFAENPSVNQMPEKPQLGKLQLFETYILKPSASPARRSGIKTSATASSDNDALGDVPEIPVPQLRPQQSFRSKEMKSSSTCSKLDEMLRKQKSNFKAFSRTIANIDFNSIAEKWEFEDTLKHIESRWSTIDNLHWEIDSELYEEDKEYEHSFNIYEREYTEIKKALNQKMWSASFRTQSTPTMDIPTFHGDYHKWNSFKDLFLETIHKNRSMSNAQKMQFLKSKVKGEAEKLIQHLNISTENYQICWDILSHQFNNKKLIFSSHINTILNLPAMSIQAAAFIKKIHDTANECLNAIRSLGVDITTWDPLIVHILSQKLDQETHQDYIESLKNPRELPTLAEFFEFLETKFTSLEASKRKQDSIAQKSTSQYSSVRAKKPNQQNNYNNYNKYFTNNAYQPNKHISKSLLVSSAVQCPQCKGRHGIFNCKEFLEMSNDNKLKTVYGLRLCVNCLHDHKGSKCISTRTCNKCTKQHNTLLHNAFSYSSRAEAGHSDKVNVSQQKAAGILLATALIKVTAVDGTYHIMRALIDQGSQISLITENAAQRLQLPRRRCKGVVFGLGSQGNNSKGSIQITASAMNSEFTFSTTAIIMNTLISNLPNLSFPKPTWSHIEHIQLADPEFYISKPIDLLLGAEIYSLIMMGGLIKGDNESQPIAQQTQLGWLLCGNVKTYQCNVILTNTEDIQRFWSIEDIGNTSGIISSEDHHCIKHYNEHTTRQPDGRYIVKLPMKPDAMEKLGESKQRATAQFLQLERKLTKNKKILHEYSAFIDEYITLGHMEKVSRIDSNQKPSYYLPHHCVIRPDSATTKLRVVFNASSPTSSGLSLNDLMFSGPNLQRDLLSLILKWRLYEIAFTADIEKMYRQIKLHPEDQNLHKIIWREPIEQQPRYFTENRSLNEYKLSTVTYGTKAAPFLAMMRLKQLAKDEGHKYSIRAKQALEEHFYMDDLLFGSDDVISASKLKNELIALLSLGGFNLRK, from the coding sequence ATGGAAGATATCATTTCCACGCAATATCAGCTTATGCAAAGCATTGAAAATGTTTACACCAACTTTAAAAAAGATGGTGCTGAACGGAAGACATACTCTAACATCCAGAGGCGTATATCAACTCTAGAAGCATATTGGAACGAATTTAACGGCAATCATATGCAGCTTATTGACTATCAAAACGTTGAACATGACTACTTCAAGCACAACTTCTATCAGAGAACTAATGATTATTATCAAGACTTGGTAAAGTACCTACATCTGTACTCCTTATTTGCGGAAAATCCTTCTGTTAACCAAATGCCCGAGAAACCGCAGCTTGGCAAGTTACAATTATTTGAAACTTATATTCTAAAACCATCAGCGTCGCCTGCTAGGAGAAGTGGTATAAAAACGTCAGCTACCGCATCGTCAGACAACGACGCCTTGGGAGATGTTCCTGAGATACCAGTACCGCAACTAAGACCACAACAAAGCTTTCGTTCAAAAGAAATGAAAAGCAGCAGTACCTGTAGCAAATTAGACGAAATGCTTCGCAagcaaaaaagtaattttaaggcTTTTTCAAGAACGATCGCTAACATCGACTTCAACAGCATCGCTGAAAAATGGGAATTCGAAGACACATTAAAGCACATCGAGTCACGCTGGTCAACTATAGACAATTTACACTGGGAAATCGACAGTGAGCTGTATGAAGAAGATAAAGAATATGAGCATTCCTTTAATATTTACGAGCGGGAATATACTGAAATCAAAAAGGCTTTAAATCAAAAAATGTGGTCAGCATCGTTTAGAACACAATCAACTCCAACTATGGACATACCAACCTTCCACGGGGATTATCATAAATGGAATTCGTTTAAGGATCTATTTTTAGAAACTATTCATAAAAACCGTTCCATGTCTAATGCGCAGAAAATGCAGTTCTTGAAAAGCAAGGTCAAAGGAGAAGCTGAAAAACTCATACAACATTTAAACATCAGTACAGAAAACTATCAAATTTGTTGGGACATTCTGAGTCACCAGTTcaacaacaaaaaattaatattcagcTCTCATATCAATACCATATTAAATTTACCAGCAATGTCAATTCAAGCAGCAGCATTTATCAAGAAAATTCACGATACCGCCAATGAGTGCTTGAATGCCATAAGGTCGCTTGGAGTCGACATCACTACGTGGGATCCTCTAATCGTTCATATACTTTCTCAAAAATTAGACCAAGAGACACATCAAGATTACATAGAGTCGTTAAAAAACCCTAGAGAATTACCTACGCTGGCCGAATTTTTCGAGTTTTTAGAAACGAAATTCACCTCTCTAGAAGCTTCGAAACGTAAGCAAGATAGTATTGCGCAAAAATCAACCTCGCAATATTCGTCAGTTAGGGCCAAAAAACCGAAtcagcaaaataattataataattacaataaatattttactaacaacGCATATCAACCGAACAAACACATTTCGAAATCATTACTTGTTTCGTCAGCAGTGCAATGCCCTCAATGCAAAGGGAGACACGGCATTTTCAACTGTAAAGAATTTCTAGAAATGTCAAATGACAACAAGTTAAAGACTGTCTATGGCCTACGACTCTGCGTCAACTGTTTGCATGATCACAAGGGAAGCAAATGCATCTCAACCAGGACatgtaataaatgtacaaaacagCATAACACCTTACTGCATAACGCGTTCAGCTATTCGTCACGAGCAGAAGCCGGTCACTCGGACAAAGTCAATGTATCTCAGCAGAAAGCAGCGGGAATCCTTCTTGCAACAGCATTAATCAAAGTTACAGCCGTCGATGGTACGTATCACATCATGCGAGCGCTTATTGATCAAGGATCTCAAATATCTCTCATCACTGAGAACGCAGCGCAGCGACTACAATTGCCCCGTCGTCGTTGCAAAGGCGTAGTATTTGGACTAGGTTCTCAGGGAAATAATAGCAAAGGATCCATACAAATAACAGCATCAGCAATGAACAGCGAATTCACGTTCAGCACGACAGCAATCATAATGAACACACTTATCAGTAATCTTCCGAATCTGTCATTCCCTAAACCAACATGGTCGCATATAGAGCACATTCAATTAGCGGACCCCGAGTTTTATATTAGTAAACCGATAGACCTGCTACTAGGGGCCGAAATTTATTCCCTTATTATGATGGGAGGATTGATTAAGGGAGATAATGAATCACAACCCATTGCGCAACAAACTCAACTTGGCTGGTTGCTATGCGGTAACGTTAAAACTTATCAATGTAATGTGATATTAACAAACACAGAAGATATACAAAGATTTTGGTCAATCGAAGATATCGGGAATACTTCTGGAATCATTTCATCGGAAGATCATCATTGTATCAAGCATTATAACGAACACACAACACGTCAGCCAGACGGTCGATACATCGTAAAACTCCCTATGAAACCAGACGCCATGGAAAAATTAGGAGAGTCTAAGCAGAGGGCAACAGCACAGTTTCTTCAGTTGGAGAGGAAACTtacaaagaacaaaaaaatattacacgaatactCGGCTTTTATTGACGAGTACATTACGTTAGGTCATATGGAAAAAGTAAGCAGAATCGACAGTAATCAGAAACCGTCGTATTATTTACCGCACCATTGTGTCATTCGCCCCGACTCCGCTACGACAAAACTGCGAGTCGTTTTCAATGCGTCATCGCCTACGTCATCGGGACTTAGTCTAAACGACTTAATGTTCAGCGGCCCTAACTTGCAGAGAGacttattatctttaattttaaaatggagATTGTACGAGATAGCATTTACAGCAGATATAGAAAAAATGTACAGGCAGATCAAATTACATCCTGAAGAtcaaaatttacacaaaataatctGGAGAGAACCAATCGAACAACAACCTCGATACTTCACCGAAAATCGATctctaaatgaatataaattatcaactgTTACTTATGGTACTAAGGCTGCGCCATTTCTGGCTATGATGAGGCTGAAACAATTAGCAAAGGATGAAGGTCACAAATACTCAATCAGAGCTAAGCAAGCACTAGAAGAGCACTTCTACATGGATGACTTGTTGTTTGGGAGTGATGACGTCATATCTGCTTCCAAACTGAAAAATGAATTGATAGCACTCCTCAGTTTAGGTGGATTTAACCTTAGGAAGTAG
- the LOC125075547 gene encoding uncharacterized protein LOC125075547, whose protein sequence is MELKAFISALRRMAARRGAPRHVYCDNGTNFVGAGRILQKEFFNLQQLLDQQFYHQITDMEIEFHFNAPSWPSAGGLWEAAVKSLKHHLRRVLGEQKLTYEEYSTLLAQIEACLNTRPLCAITDDPEDINFLTPSHFI, encoded by the coding sequence ATGGAGTTGAAAGCATTTATATCAGCACTTCGGCGGATGGCAGCTAGACGTGGGGCACCGCGTCATGTATACTGCGACAATGGAACAAACTTTGTAGGCGCCGGTCGCATCTTACAGAAAGAGTTCTTTAACTTGCAACAATTATTAGATCAACAATTTTATCACCAAATCACTGACATGGAAATAGAATTTCATTTTAACGCGCCATCTTGGCCCAGTGCCGGCGGGCTCTGGGAAGCAGCGGTCAAGAGCCTTAAGCATCACCTTCGAAGAGTACTTGGAGAACAAAAACTCACCTATGAGGAATATTCTACGTTATTAGCACAGATAGAAGCATGTTTGAACACTAGACCTCTGTGTGCTATCACAGATGATCCCGAGGACATAAATTTTCTCACACCGTCTCACTTCATATAA